Proteins from one Antennarius striatus isolate MH-2024 chromosome 12, ASM4005453v1, whole genome shotgun sequence genomic window:
- the LOC137605468 gene encoding trace amine-associated receptor 13c-like, producing MTVIEEFELCFPQLVNTSCRKPVQNRVEIIVLYSMLSCISVLTMILNLLVIISISHFKQLHTPTNLLLLSLAVSDFFVGFLMMPIQILHTGGCWFWGNLLCGLFDYVSFILTSASVGNMVLISVDRYVAICDPLCYSRKVTVRRVELCVGLCWACSVFYNGVILMDFLKNPERYNSCYGECIVVITFINGAVDILVTFVGPVTVIIVLYMRVFVVAVSQARAMRSHVTSVTQQRSVCVTKKSERKAARTLGIVVLVFLICFCPYYYPSFAGEDNSSSDEFSVFFLWLLYCNSCLNPVVYALFYPWFRGSIKLIVTLKILQPNSCDASIP from the exons ATGACAGTCATTGAAGAATTTGAACTCTGCTTTCCACAACTAGTCAACACCTCCTgtaggaagccagtgcagaatCGTGTTGAGATCATTGTCCTTTACAGCATGCTGTCTTGTATCTCTGTGCTGACTATGATTCTAAACCTGCTGGTCATAATCTCTATCTCccacttcaa GCAGCTCCACACACCaaccaacctcctcctcctctccctggcTGTCTCAGATTTCTTTGTTGGATTCCTGATGATGCCGATTCAAATCCTCCACACAGGGGGCTGCTGGTTTTGGGGGAATCTGTTATGTGGACTGTTTGACTATGTTTCTTTTATCCTTACATCTGCCTCTGTAGGAAACATGGTGCTCATATCAGTTGACCGATATGTGGCCATTTGTGACCCTTTGTGTTACTCCAGAAAAGTCACTGTAAGAAGAGTTGAACtctgtgttggtctgtgttgggcctgttctgtgttctataATGGTGTGATACTGATGGACTTCCTGAAAAATCCAGAAAGGTATAATTCCTGTTATGGAGAGTGTATTGTTGTAATTACCTTCATAAATGGAGCTGTTGATATCCTGGTGACCTTTGTTGGCCCCGTTACTGTAATTATAGTTTTGTACATGAGAGTTTTTGTGGTGGCTGTGTCTCAGGCCCGAGCCATGAGGTCTCATGTTACCTCTGTTACACAACAGCGTTCAGTTTGTGTCACTAAGAAGTCTGAGAGAAAAGCAGCCAGAACTCTTGGTATTGTTGTGCTTGTATTTCTGATATGTTTTTGTCCGTATTACTATCCATCTTTTGCAGGTGAAGATAATTCATCCAGTGAtgaattttcagtgttttttctcTGGCTACTTTATTGTAACTCTTGTTTAAATCCAGTGGTCTATGCTTTATTCTATCCCTGGTTTAGGGGATCAATAAAACTCATTGTTACCCTTAAGATCCTCCAACCGAACTCCTGTGATGCCAGCATACCATAG
- the LOC137605469 gene encoding trace amine-associated receptor 13c-like — protein sequence MSSLVEDEFCFPQLLNSSCRKVLLPYYEPLLSYITMSFISIVTVILNMLVIISISHFKQLHTPTNLLLLSLAVSDCIVGLCMWFQTFLIDGCCFSGDILCVVFSTVGIIITSASIGTMVLISVDRYVAICDPLHYSTKVTVERANICVCLCWMFPVLVHCLILKDNLQQPGRYNTCIGQCVIGIDYISRVADLLLSFIIPVTIIVVLYMRVFVVAVSQARAMRSHITSVTIKCSTKGTAKKSEMKAAITLGVVVVVFLICVCPYFCIVLSGQDSMLNATSSVFVITLFYFNSCLNPLIYALFYSWFRKSIKLIVTLKVLHADSCDTNMLQTSGPQPPGHDPVLGPGPLAFWIKVKAEYPEIAYKAVKTLLACPSPICVKRDFLQ from the exons atgtcatccttggTTGAAGATGAATTTTGCTTTCCACAGCTCCTCAACTCCTCCTGTAGGAAGGTCCTTCTTCCTTACTATGAACCCTTACTCTCCTATATCACAATGTCCTTCATCTCTATTGTGACTGTGATTCTCAACATGctggtcatcatctccatctcacaCTTCAA GCagctccacacccccaccaacctcctcctcctctctctggctGTGTCAGATTGCATCGTGGGTCTATGCATGTGGTTTCAAACTTTCCTCATTGATGGTTGCTGTTTTTCAGGGGATAtcctctgtgttgtgttttctactGTGGGCATTATCATTACCTCTGCCTCAATAGGAACCATGGTTCTCATATCAGTTGACCGATATGTGGCTATTTGTGACCCTTTACATTATTCTACCAAAGTCACTGTAGAAAGAGCTAatatctgtgtttgtctgtgttggaTGTTTCCTGTTCTTGTTCATTGTCTGATTCTGAAGGATAACCTGCAACAACCAGGCAGGTATAACACCTGTATTGGACAGTGTGTTATTGGTATTGATTATATTTCTCGAGTTGCTGATCTGTTGCTATCCTTTATTATTCCTGTTACTATCATTGTAGTTCTGTACATGAGAGTGTTTGTGGTGGCTGTGTCTCAGGCTCGAGCCATGAGGTCTCACATTACATCTGTTACCATCAAGTGTTCAACAAAAGGAACTGCTAAGAAATCAGAGATGAAAGCAGCCATTACTCTTGgagttgttgtagttgtgtttctaATATGCGTGTGCCCTTATTTTTGTATTGTGCTGTCTGGTCAGGACTCCATGCTCAATGCTACATCTTCCGTCTTCGTTATAACTCTCTTCTATTTTAACTCTTGTCTAAATCCTCTGATCTATGCCTTGTTTTATTCCTGGTtcagaaaatccatcaaactgATTGTGACACTTAAGGTTCTGCATGCTGATTCATGTGACACCAACATGCTCCAGACCAGCGGTCCTCAACCACCGGGTCATGACCCAGTACTGGGTCCCGGGCCATTGG cgttctggattaaagtcaaggcagaataTCCTGAGATCGCCTATAAAGCAGTGAAAACCCTGCTTGCGTGTCCATCTCCTATTTGTGTAAAgagggattttctgcagtga
- the LOC137605470 gene encoding trace amine-associated receptor 13c-like has translation MCYIEEAEAEVSEVDSSITQAGVTGVVAKLLGGKAPGVDEIHPDYLKSLDGNRKVYSIYKGSHSSASWGKSIPGFWRGGLDRESKRRFRRNKAVIVLVAEHGTSSTLSIECSRVHGSLPKQSTCVLWIWRRHSIVSLGYLVGRGLGVWGSGPFAEGCPVPVRLIPELGLRCWQISRRSQVLEGVRFADLDLQRALGRFANECDASGMRISTSKSEAMVLDRKRVVCPLHVVIEEFELCFPQLLNTSCRKPVQNHLEIIFLYSLLPCISVLTIILNLLVIISISHFKQLHTPTNLLLLSLAVSDFLVGLLLMPIQILQTGGCWFFGTVMCVMLYYSSFILTSASVGNMVLISVDRYVAICDPLCYSRKVTVKRVQLCVGLCWACSVFYSGVILIDFLKHPDRYNTCYGECVVIISVINGSVDILVTFIAPVTVIIILYMRVFVVAVSQARAMRSHVTSVTQQRSVCVTKKSEIKAARTLGIVVLVFLICFCPYYYPSFAGEDNSSSDEFSVFFLWLLYCNSCLNPMVYALFYPWFRRSMKLIVTLQILQPNSCHINIL, from the exons ATGTGTTACatagaggaagcagaggctgaggtctcagaggtggactcgtccatcacccaagctggaGTCACTGGGGtagttgccaaactccttggtggtaaagcaccaggggtggatgagattcaccccgattacctcaagtctctggat gggaacAGGAAGGTGTATTCCATTTACaagggatcacactcctcagcctcatggggaaagtctattccagggttctggagaggaggattagaccgagAGTCGAAacgcagattcaggaggaacaaagcGGTTATTGTCCTGGTCGCCGAACACGGGACCagctccacactctccattgagtgctcgagggttcatgggagtttgcctaaacagtccacatgtgttttgtggatctggagacggcattcgatcgtgtcccttgGGTATCTTGTGGGGCGTggtttgggagtatggggttcggggccctttgctgagggctgtccggtccctgtacgacTGATCCCAGAGCTTGGTTTGCGTTGCTGGCA aatttctaggcgcagtcAGGTtctggagggagtccggtttgcaGACCttgaccttcagcgtgcactgggacggtttgcaaaTGAGTGTGACGCCagtgggatgaggattagcacctctaaatccgaggccatggttctcgaccggaaaagggtggtgtgccctcttcatgtcg TCATTGAAGAATTTGAACTCTGCTTTCCACAACTGCTCAACACCTCCTGCAGAAAGCCAGTGCAGAATCATCTTGAGATCATTTTCCTTTACAGCCTGCTACCTTGTATCTCTGTGCTGACTATTATTCTCAACCTGCTGGTCATCATCTCTATCTCCCACTTCAA GCAACTCCACACACCAAccaatctcctcctcctctccctggcTGTCTCAGATTTCCTTGTTGGACTCCTGTTGATGCCGATtcaaattctccagacagggGGCTGCTGGTTTTTTGGGACTGTGATGTGTGTAATGTTATATTACTCCTCTTTCATCCTTACCTCTGCATCAGTAGGAAACATGGTGCTAATATCAGTTGACCGATATGTGGCCATTTGTGACCCTTTGTGTTACTCCAGAAAAGTCACTGTAAAAAGAGTTCAACtctgtgttggtctgtgttgggcctgttctgtgttctataGTGGTGTGATACTGATTGACTTCCTTAAACATCCAGACAGATATAATACCTGTTATGGAGAGTGTGTTGTTATAATATCCGTCATAAATGGATCTGTTGATATCCTGGTGACCTTTATCGCCCCCGTTACTGTAATCATAATTTTGTACATGAGAGTTTTTGTGGTGGCTGTGTCTCAGGCCCGAGCCATGAGGTCTCATGTTACCTCTGTTACACAACAGCGTTCAGTTTGTGTCACTAAGAAGTCTGAGATAAAAGCAGCCAGAACTCTTGGTATTGTTGTGCTTGTATTTCTGATATGTTTTTGTCCGTATTACTATCCATCTTTTGCAGGTGAAGATAATTCATCCAGTGAtgaattttcagtgttttttctcTGGCTACTTTATTGTAACTCTTGTTTAAATCCAATGGTCTATGCTTTATTCTATCCCTGGTTTAGGAGATCTATGAAACTCATTGTTACCCTTCAGATCCTGCAACCAAACTCTTGTCATATAAACATATTGTGA
- the LOC137605471 gene encoding trace amine-associated receptor 13c-like, protein MAEVLTLTTKVREQELLSYSSTSLSMIMAIIEEVQVCFPMLPNTSCRKPLQNRAETIFNYILLSCISVLTVILNLLVIMSISHFRQLHTSTNFLLLSLAISDFFVGLFVMPIQILQTGGCWFGGNFLCALYNYLAFILTSASVGNMVLISVDRYVAICDPLCYSRKVTVRRVQLCVGLCWACSVFYSGVIMMDFLKQPDKYNSCYGECIFVVDFITGAVDILVTFIGPVTVIIVLYMRVFVVAVSQARAMRSHVTSVTKRSSVCVTKKSERKAARTLGIVVLVFLICFCPNYYPSFTGEDNLSSDEFSVFALWLLYCNSCFNPVVYALFYPWFRRSMKLIVSFQILQPNSCDICIL, encoded by the exons ATGGCTGAGGTCCTCACCCTTACCACTAAGG TCAGagaacaagagctcctgagcTACTCATCTACTTCCCTCTCTATGATCATGGCAATCATTGAAGAGGTTCAGGTTTGCTTTCCAATGCTGCCCAACACCTCCTGTAGGAAACCATTGCAGAATCGTGCTGAGACCATTTTCAATTACATCCTGCTCTCTTGTatctctgtgctgactgtgATTCTCAACCTGCTGGTCATCATGTCTATCTCCCATTTCAG GCAGCTGCACACATCAACCAACTTCCTCCTTCTCTCGCTGGCAATCTCAGATTTCTTCGTTGGACTCTTTGTGATGCCAATTCAGATTTTACAGACAGGGGGCTGCTGGTTTGGGGGGAATTTCTTATGTGCACTCTATAATTATCTCGCTTTTATCCTTACATCTGCTTCAGTAGGAAACATGGTGCTCATATCAGTTGACCGTTATGTGGCCATTTGTGACCCTTTGTGTTACTCCAGAAAAGTCACTGTAAGAAGAGTTCAACtctgtgttggtctgtgttgggcctgttctgtgttctataGTGGTGTGATAATGATGGACTTTTTGAAACAGCCAGATAAATACAATTCCTGTTATGGagagtgtatttttgtagttgACTTTATAACTGGAGCTGTTGATATCCTGGTGACCTTTATCGGCCCCGTTACTGTAATTATAGTTTTGTACATGAGAGTTTTTGTGGTGGCTGTGTCTCAGGCCCGAGCCATGAGGTCTCATGTTACCTCTGTTACAAAACGGAGTTCAGTTTGTGTCACTAAGAAGTCTGAGAGAAAAGCAGCCAGAACTCTTGGTATTGTTGTGCTTGTATTTCTGATATGCTTCTGTCCAAATTATTATCCATCTTTTACGGGCGAAGACAATTTATCCAGTGATGAATTTTCAGTCTTTGCTCTCTGGTTACTTTATTGTAACTCCTGTTTCAATCCAGTGGTCTATGCTTTATTCTATCCCTGGTTTAGGAGATCTATGAAACTCATTGTTTCTTTTCAAATCTTGCAGCCTAATTCCTGTGACATCTGCATTCTGTAG
- the LOC137605472 gene encoding trace amine-associated receptor 13c-like has protein sequence MVVVKEFELCFPQLLNISCRKPMQNLAKDIFLHVLLSCISVLTVILNLLVIISISHFKQLHTPTNLLLLSLAVSDFLVGILVMPIQIFHRRSCWFSGNMLCGLYGYSSFFLTSASVGNMVLISVDRYVAICDPLCYSRKVTSQRVQLCVGLCWACSVFYNGVILMDFMKNPDRYNSCYGDCVVLITSIKGAVDILVTFVGPVTVIIVLYMRVFVVAVSQARAMRSHVTSVTKRSSVCVTKKSERKAARTLGIVVLVFLMCFCPYYYPSFAGEDNSASLEFSVFALWLLFCNSCLNPVVYALFYPWFRRSMKLIVTLQIVKPNSCNVNIL, from the exons ATGGTAGTCGTTAAAGAATTTGAACTCTGCTTTCCCCAACTGCTCAACATCTCCTGTAGAAAGCCAATGCAGAATCTTGCTAAAGATATTTTTCTTCACGTCCTGCTGTCTTGTatctctgtgctgactgtgATTCTCAACCTGCTGGTCATCATTTCTATCTCCCACTTCAA GCAGCTCCACACACCaaccaacctcctcctcctctccctggcTGTCTCAGATTTCCTTGTTGGAATCCTGGTGATGCCTATTCAAATCTTCCACAGAAGGAGCTGCTGGTTTTCAGGGAACATGCTATGTGGACTGTATGGCTATAGTTCTTTTTTCCTTACATCTGCCTCAGTAGGAAACATGGTGCTAATATCAGTTGACCGATATGTGGCCATTTGTGACCCTTTGTGTTACTCCAGAAAAGTCACTTCACAAAGAGTTCAACtctgtgttggtctgtgttgggcctgttctgtgttctataATGGTGTGATACTGATGGACTTCATGAAAAATCCAGACAGATATAATTCCTGTTATGGGGACTGTGTAGTTTTGATTACCTCCATAAAGGGAGCTGTTGATATCCTGGTGACCTTTGTTGGCCCCGTTACTGTAATTATAGTTTTGTATATGAGAGTTTTTGTGGTGGCTGTGTCTCAGGCCCGAGCCATGAGGTCTCATGTTACCTCTGTTACAAAACGGAGTTCAGTTTGTGTCACTAAGAAGTCTGAGAGAAAAGCAGCCAGAACTCTTGGTATTGTTGTGCTTGtatttctgatgtgtttttgtcCATATTATTATCCATCTTTTGCTGGCGAAGACAATTCAGCCAGTTTAGAGTTTTCAGTCTTTGCTCTCTGGTTACTTTTTTGTAACTCCTGTTTAAATCCAGTGGTCTATGCTTTATTCTATCCCTGGTTTAGGAGATCTATGAAACTCATTGTTACACTTCAGATCGTGAAACCTAACTCTTGCAATGTCAACATATTGTAG